Proteins encoded by one window of Roseibium sp. Sym1:
- a CDS encoding glycosyltransferase family 39 protein: MVPVLLLLLLLIVAALLRVHDLDRTSLWYDEAVSWSQSSGSFGALLRSVAGDNYPPLHNVLLWASMPVLGDSETALRLPSAVLGVAAVLLMYPIGMMLAGRPAGLLATALLAVSPFHIWYSTEARMYALLAATGLFFLLATLKVLQHPSGRWLLALVVAGALFLYSHIYALLGFAPVGLVCAGIVFLDFLRKKPIRGSNAFRACLAMAGSTLLFVPWLIILANRARSVAEEGFWIAYPDLPFLKGMVFSISGSLTLFWLLSAMALVCLLALLPRKDKDSATTFMRQANLVCAAYALGPPLLAYLYSVLVQPILFDRYLIAAWPGLLLLAAAVAQRLHPVFAPIAVLAAAVFLSYPELRFTLTEKIRPEWRLIVEDYKSIRQPEDRLVLYKGFAAPALAYYLRDPEAFTAATRREDLNNAASRDHWLLIVHSNEEETASAIEAFNADEGSPVAQRFGWGASGLRLLKRTTAY, encoded by the coding sequence ATGGTCCCTGTTCTGCTCCTGCTACTCCTGCTGATTGTTGCCGCCCTGCTCAGAGTGCACGACCTCGACCGGACCAGCCTCTGGTATGACGAGGCCGTCAGCTGGAGCCAGTCCAGCGGGAGTTTCGGCGCGCTGTTGAGATCCGTTGCCGGAGACAACTATCCGCCGCTGCACAATGTCCTCCTCTGGGCATCCATGCCGGTGCTGGGTGACAGCGAAACCGCTCTCCGGCTGCCGTCTGCTGTGCTCGGTGTCGCCGCCGTATTGCTGATGTATCCCATCGGCATGATGCTGGCCGGACGACCCGCCGGGTTGCTGGCCACCGCGCTGCTCGCGGTCTCTCCGTTCCACATCTGGTATTCGACCGAAGCGCGCATGTATGCGCTGCTGGCGGCAACCGGCCTGTTCTTTCTTCTGGCGACGCTGAAGGTGCTGCAGCATCCTTCCGGCCGCTGGCTGCTTGCACTCGTGGTCGCCGGGGCGTTGTTTCTCTACAGCCATATCTATGCCCTGCTGGGATTTGCCCCGGTGGGACTGGTCTGCGCCGGCATCGTATTCCTGGATTTCCTCCGCAAGAAACCGATCCGGGGGTCAAATGCGTTCCGGGCATGCCTTGCCATGGCCGGCAGCACGCTCCTGTTTGTTCCCTGGCTGATCATATTGGCGAACCGTGCGCGCTCGGTCGCGGAGGAAGGCTTCTGGATCGCCTATCCGGATCTTCCTTTCCTGAAAGGGATGGTGTTCAGCATATCCGGATCTCTGACCCTGTTCTGGCTTCTGTCGGCGATGGCGCTCGTCTGCCTGCTGGCGCTCCTGCCGCGCAAAGACAAGGATAGCGCCACCACCTTCATGCGCCAGGCAAACCTCGTGTGCGCCGCCTATGCTCTCGGCCCGCCGCTACTCGCCTATCTCTATTCCGTCCTCGTTCAGCCAATCCTGTTCGACCGCTACCTGATTGCCGCCTGGCCGGGCCTTCTGCTGCTGGCCGCCGCGGTTGCGCAGCGCCTTCACCCGGTATTCGCGCCAATCGCCGTGCTGGCGGCAGCCGTGTTCCTGTCCTATCCGGAACTCAGGTTCACACTGACGGAAAAGATCCGGCCCGAGTGGCGCCTGATTGTCGAGGACTACAAGTCAATCCGTCAGCCGGAGGACCGTCTGGTGCTCTACAAGGGGTTTGCGGCACCTGCCCTCGCCTATTACCTGCGCGACCCGGAGGCGTTCACGGCAGCCACAAGACGCGAAGACCTGAACAATGCTGCTTCGCGGGATCACTGGCTTCTGATCGTTCACAGCAATGAAGAGGAAACCGCTTCGGCGATCGAGGCCTTCAATGCGGACGAGGGCAGCCCCGTTGCGCAGCGATTCGGCTGGGGAGCAAGCGGGCTGAGGCTGCTAAAGCGGACAACGGCATACTGA
- a CDS encoding TRAP transporter substrate-binding protein has protein sequence MLQSRILTRAGLSLAAAAAFSLAGFTAASAETKWDMPTPYGDGNFHTQNIAAFADEVKEKTGGSLVIQIHSAGSLFKHPEIKNAVRKGLAPIGEVLVSRLSNEDPVFGVDSVPFLAPSYDQAWKLYQAAKPAMEEKLGEQGLQLLYSVPWPPQGIYAKKEVSEIGDLSGLKIRAYNAATERLAILAGGVTAQIEAPDIPTAFSTGRVDAMITSPSTGANSKAWDFVSHYHDTQAWLPKNMVFVNKSAFDALSDAEKAAVLEAAATAEKRGWEASKVETKSKTEVLAENGITVVQPSSKLIEELAAIGETMAAEWQAEAGDTGAAVLEAYKN, from the coding sequence ATGCTGCAATCACGTATTCTGACCCGCGCCGGCCTGAGCCTGGCAGCTGCCGCCGCCTTCAGCCTCGCAGGCTTTACCGCTGCATCCGCCGAAACCAAGTGGGACATGCCGACTCCCTATGGTGACGGCAACTTCCATACCCAGAACATCGCCGCCTTCGCTGACGAAGTGAAGGAAAAGACGGGCGGTTCCCTGGTGATCCAGATTCATTCCGCCGGCTCGCTGTTCAAGCATCCTGAAATCAAGAATGCCGTGCGCAAGGGCCTCGCGCCGATCGGCGAAGTGCTCGTGTCGCGCCTCTCCAACGAAGACCCTGTCTTCGGCGTCGACTCCGTGCCGTTCCTGGCGCCCTCCTACGACCAGGCCTGGAAGCTCTACCAGGCAGCCAAACCGGCCATGGAAGAAAAGCTCGGCGAACAGGGCCTTCAGCTTCTCTACTCCGTGCCGTGGCCGCCCCAGGGCATCTATGCCAAGAAGGAGGTTTCCGAAATCGGTGACCTCAGCGGTCTGAAGATCCGCGCCTACAACGCGGCAACCGAGCGCCTGGCCATTCTTGCCGGCGGCGTGACGGCTCAGATCGAAGCCCCGGACATTCCGACCGCTTTCTCGACCGGTCGTGTCGATGCCATGATTACCTCGCCTTCCACCGGTGCCAACTCCAAGGCATGGGACTTTGTGAGCCACTATCACGACACGCAGGCCTGGCTGCCGAAAAACATGGTGTTCGTCAACAAGTCCGCCTTCGATGCCCTGAGCGATGCGGAAAAAGCGGCCGTTCTCGAAGCTGCGGCAACTGCTGAAAAGCGCGGTTGGGAAGCCTCCAAGGTGGAAACCAAGTCGAAGACGGAAGTTCTGGCCGAAAACGGCATCACTGTCGTCCAGCCGTCCAGCAAGCTGATCGAGGAACTTGCGGCTATCGGTGAAACCATGGCCGCCGAGTGGCAGGCCGAAGCCGGCGATACCGGCGCGGCCGTCCTCGAAGCCTACAAGAACTGA
- a CDS encoding TRAP transporter small permease: protein MRKALNTLYQAATALAACCLLIIATLVALQVLGRIVDYLMTSAGLEPFRFQVPSLAEIAGFLLVGASFLALAGTLRNNDHIRVSMLLQAVPAGVARLLNIWVIAIAFALASFFTWNAAQLALDSYKFSETSYGVIPVPLVYPQAVMTLGLLVFTISLLDDLIVALTGREPSFETVVKADAIEGKE, encoded by the coding sequence ATGCGAAAGGCTTTGAATACTCTCTATCAGGCGGCCACGGCCCTTGCCGCATGCTGTCTGCTAATCATCGCCACGCTCGTAGCGCTGCAGGTGCTCGGTCGTATTGTCGATTACCTGATGACATCTGCGGGGCTTGAACCGTTCAGGTTTCAGGTGCCATCGCTTGCCGAAATCGCCGGTTTCCTGCTTGTCGGGGCGTCCTTTCTGGCTCTGGCGGGAACGCTGCGCAACAACGACCACATTCGCGTGTCCATGCTGCTTCAGGCGGTTCCCGCCGGGGTGGCGCGCCTTCTCAACATCTGGGTAATTGCGATCGCCTTTGCACTGGCGTCGTTTTTCACTTGGAACGCGGCTCAGCTTGCACTCGACAGCTACAAGTTCAGCGAAACGTCCTACGGCGTCATTCCTGTTCCATTGGTCTACCCGCAAGCGGTGATGACCCTCGGACTGCTGGTCTTCACCATTTCCCTGCTCGATGATCTGATCGTTGCGCTGACTGGTCGGGAACCGAGTTTCGAAACGGTCGTCAAGGCCGACGCGATCGAGGGGAAAGAATAA
- a CDS encoding TRAP transporter large permease has translation MDLSVIAILLGLGMLAALATGIWVAVALFSVALAAMILLVSVPAGTVMATTVWGAANSWDLTALPMFIWMGEILFRSRLSEDMFAGLSPWMRNLPGRLLHVNILGCGIFAAVSGSSAATTATIGRMSLPELKQRGYDERMAIGTLAGSGTLGLLIPPSIILIVYGAATEQSIARLFMAGVLPGAMLCVLFMGYVAIWALLNRQKMPAQEDTMPYGARLRATLRLLPVIGLIIGIIGSIYAGLASPTEAAAIGVMLSLLLSWASGTLNRQSFTEALMGATRTSCMIAFILAGAAFLTVAMGYTGIPRELAAWIGSMNLSPYALLIALTLFFVVLGCFLDGISVVVLTTSVILPMVEQAGMDLIWFGIYLVLVVEMSQITPPVGFNLFVLQGMTGYNIFKVAKMALPFFLLMIVAIVLIVAFPDLALWLPQAMQGG, from the coding sequence ATGGACCTCTCTGTGATCGCCATATTGCTGGGTCTGGGAATGCTGGCGGCGCTGGCCACCGGGATCTGGGTAGCCGTGGCACTTTTCTCCGTTGCGCTGGCTGCGATGATCTTGCTGGTTTCCGTGCCCGCCGGCACCGTCATGGCCACCACGGTCTGGGGAGCCGCCAATTCCTGGGACCTGACGGCCCTGCCGATGTTCATCTGGATGGGCGAGATCCTGTTCCGGTCACGTCTGTCGGAGGACATGTTCGCCGGCCTGTCGCCATGGATGCGCAATCTGCCGGGCCGGCTGCTCCACGTGAACATTCTCGGTTGCGGCATCTTTGCGGCCGTTTCCGGTTCGTCGGCGGCCACGACCGCCACCATCGGCCGCATGTCGCTGCCGGAACTGAAGCAACGCGGTTATGACGAGCGCATGGCGATCGGCACGCTCGCGGGATCGGGCACGCTGGGCCTGCTGATCCCGCCGTCGATCATCCTGATCGTCTACGGCGCGGCAACCGAGCAGTCGATCGCACGTTTGTTCATGGCCGGTGTTCTGCCCGGTGCTATGCTGTGTGTTCTCTTCATGGGCTATGTTGCGATCTGGGCCCTCTTGAACAGGCAGAAGATGCCCGCGCAGGAAGACACCATGCCCTATGGGGCAAGGCTCCGGGCGACCCTGCGGCTGCTTCCGGTCATTGGCCTGATCATCGGCATCATCGGATCCATCTATGCCGGGCTTGCCTCGCCGACCGAGGCTGCCGCCATCGGCGTGATGCTGTCCCTGCTGCTTTCCTGGGCGAGCGGTACACTCAACCGGCAGAGCTTTACGGAAGCGCTGATGGGCGCAACCCGAACCTCCTGCATGATCGCGTTCATCCTGGCCGGAGCGGCTTTCCTGACCGTGGCCATGGGCTATACCGGCATCCCGCGGGAACTGGCGGCCTGGATCGGCTCCATGAACCTTTCGCCCTACGCGTTGCTGATCGCGCTGACGCTGTTCTTCGTCGTGCTGGGCTGCTTCCTGGATGGAATCTCGGTCGTGGTTCTGACCACCTCGGTCATCCTGCCCATGGTCGAGCAGGCCGGCATGGACCTGATCTGGTTCGGCATCTACCTGGTTCTGGTGGTGGAAATGAGCCAGATCACGCCGCCGGTCGGCTTCAACCTGTTCGTTTTGCAGGGCATGACCGGGTACAACATCTTCAAGGTCGCGAAGATGGCCCTGCCATTCTTCCTGCTGATGATCGTGGCTATTGTGCTGATCGTGGCGTTCCCGGATCTGGCCCTCTGGCTTCCGCAGGCCATGCAGGGCGGATAG
- a CDS encoding winged helix DNA-binding protein, which yields MPALSEIEFAVTMMVNAYHRWMVRCMAASGSEGLGPLDVLVLHSVNHRGRAKTLSDICLVLNIEDTHTVTYALKKLEKAGLISSGRRGKEKTAEITSEGETACLEYRRLREALLVKPMKALGLDEGELSRLAATLRLVSGNYDQAARAAAAM from the coding sequence ATGCCGGCGCTCTCGGAGATCGAGTTCGCCGTGACGATGATGGTCAATGCCTATCACCGCTGGATGGTGCGTTGCATGGCAGCCAGCGGCTCGGAAGGCCTGGGCCCGCTTGATGTGCTTGTGCTGCATTCGGTCAATCATCGGGGCCGCGCCAAGACCCTGTCCGACATCTGCCTGGTGCTCAACATCGAGGACACCCACACGGTGACCTACGCCCTGAAGAAGCTTGAAAAGGCGGGACTGATTTCGTCCGGGCGCCGGGGCAAGGAAAAGACCGCGGAAATCACGTCTGAGGGGGAAACGGCCTGCCTGGAATACAGGCGCCTGCGGGAAGCCCTTCTGGTGAAGCCGATGAAGGCGCTGGGCCTTGATGAGGGCGAATTGTCCAGGCTGGCCGCGACGCTGCGTCTTGTTTCCGGCAATTACGACCAGGCCGCCAGGGCCGCTGCCGCCATGTAG
- the arsC gene encoding arsenate reductase (glutaredoxin) (This arsenate reductase requires both glutathione and glutaredoxin to convert arsenate to arsenite, after which the efflux transporter formed by ArsA and ArsB can extrude the arsenite from the cell, providing resistance.): MTITIYHNPKCGTSRNTLEMIRRTGEEPKVIEYLKTPPGRDELVDLIGRMGISVRDLLRQKGTPYDDLGLGEDKWSDDELIDFMVEHPILINRPIVVSDKGVRLCRPSERVMDLLPGDIGSFTKEDGEVVASGSANG, from the coding sequence ATGACCATCACCATCTACCACAATCCCAAATGCGGCACGTCCCGCAACACGCTGGAAATGATCCGCAGGACCGGCGAGGAACCGAAGGTCATCGAATACCTGAAGACACCTCCAGGCCGGGACGAGCTGGTCGACCTGATCGGCCGCATGGGGATTTCCGTGCGCGATTTGCTGAGGCAGAAGGGGACGCCCTACGACGACCTGGGACTTGGCGAGGACAAATGGTCGGACGACGAGCTGATCGACTTCATGGTGGAGCATCCCATCCTGATCAACCGGCCGATCGTTGTCTCGGACAAGGGCGTGCGCCTGTGCCGGCCGTCTGAAAGGGTCATGGATCTCCTGCCGGGCGATATCGGTTCCTTCACCAAGGAAGACGGCGAGGTCGTCGCTTCAGGGTCTGCAAATGGGTGA
- the arsH gene encoding arsenical resistance protein ArsH, producing MGDAELDLSGLRNVSPEDLRPITGERVQAPDDLSHPPRILLLYGSLRERSYSRFLVLEAQRLLEAFGAETRIFDPAGLPLPDDTGADHPKVVELREMCAWSEGQVWCSPERHGAMTGVMKSQIDWIPLSVGAIRPTQGKTLALMQVSGGSQSFNAVNQMRVLGRWMRMVTVPNQSSVPKAYQEFEDDGRMKPSALYDRVVDVMEELMKFTLLVRGRSEHLVDRYSERKADRLKQQEARESVLEASN from the coding sequence ATGGGTGACGCAGAATTGGATCTGAGCGGCCTGAGGAATGTTTCCCCGGAGGACCTGCGGCCGATAACCGGCGAACGTGTGCAGGCACCGGACGATCTTTCCCATCCGCCGCGCATCCTGTTGCTGTACGGATCCTTGCGCGAACGGTCCTACAGCCGCTTTCTGGTTCTCGAGGCACAGCGCCTTCTTGAGGCCTTCGGAGCGGAGACGCGGATCTTCGACCCTGCGGGACTGCCTTTGCCGGACGACACCGGCGCCGACCATCCCAAGGTCGTGGAACTGCGGGAAATGTGTGCCTGGTCAGAAGGTCAGGTCTGGTGCTCCCCGGAACGGCACGGAGCCATGACGGGCGTGATGAAATCGCAGATCGACTGGATCCCGCTCAGCGTCGGCGCCATTCGTCCGACGCAGGGAAAGACACTCGCGCTGATGCAGGTTTCGGGCGGGTCGCAGTCCTTCAATGCCGTCAACCAGATGCGTGTCCTCGGTCGCTGGATGCGCATGGTGACCGTTCCCAACCAGTCTTCGGTGCCCAAGGCCTACCAGGAATTCGAGGACGACGGCCGCATGAAGCCATCCGCGCTCTATGATCGTGTCGTGGATGTCATGGAAGAGCTGATGAAATTCACGCTTCTGGTGCGCGGCCGGTCCGAGCATCTGGTCGACCGTTATTCGGAACGCAAGGCGGATCGCCTGAAGCAGCAGGAGGCGCGCGAATCCGTCCTCGAGGCAAGCAATTGA